In Helianthus annuus cultivar XRQ/B chromosome 3, HanXRQr2.0-SUNRISE, whole genome shotgun sequence, a single window of DNA contains:
- the LOC110928848 gene encoding ATP phosphoribosyltransferase 2, chloroplastic has protein sequence MSLIPAAACNFTQYLPSPPSHSAVRFSVKFTVSCCSVSSPVTVVNGNVDLKAMERNEIRLGLPSKGRMASDTLDLLKDCQLSVRQPNPRQYVADIPQLSNVEVWFQRPKDIVKKLVSGDLDLGIVGLDTLSEYGQGNEDLILVHDALAYGDCRLSLAIPKYGIFEKINSMKELAEMPQWTAEKPLRVATGFTYLGPKFLKESGLQHVEFSTADGALEAAPAMGIADAIVDLVSSGTTLKENNLKEIEGGVLLESQAVLVASKKSLLQREGFLDITHEILERFEAHLRALGQFTVVANMRGNSTEEVAERILSQPSLSGLQGPTISPVFRRSDSGVKADYYAIVICVPKKLLYKSVQQLRAIGGSGVLVSPLTYIFDEETPRWRELLSKLGL, from the exons ATGTCTCTAATTCCGGCCGCCGCCTGCAACTTCACACAATATCTTCCATCTCCGCCGTCACATTCTGCCGTTCGGTTTTCCGTCAAATTCACCGTCTCATGCTGCTCTGTTTCGTCTCCGGTGACCGTTGTTAACGGAAACGTCGACTTGAAAGCGATGGAACGGAATGAGATTAGGTTAGGTTTACCGAGCAAAGGTCGAATGGCCTCTGATACACTTGATCTTCTCAAA GATTGTCAGTTATCTGTGCGGCAACCTAATCCGAGGCAATACGTTGCCGATATTCCTCAG CTGTCAAACGTAGAAGTCTGGTTTCAGCGCCCAAAAGATATCGTGAAGAAGCTGGTTTCAGGAGATTTAGACCTTGGTATTGTTGGTCTTGACACACTTAGTGAATATGGACAG GGAAATGAAGATCTAATCCTTGTTCACGATGCACTTGCATATGGAGATTGTCGTTTATCTCTTGCA ATTCCAAAGTATGGGATCTTTGAGAAAATTAATTCAATGAAGGAACTAGCCGAAATGCCTCAATGGACCGCTGAGAAGCCTCTAAGAGTTGCCACTGGTTTCACATAT ttgGGTCCTAAGTTTCTGAAAGAGAGCGGGCTTCAGCATGTTGAGTTTTCAACTGCTGATGGGGCACTCGAGGCAGCTCCTGCG ATGGGGATAGCTGATGCTATCGTAGATCTCGTCAGTAGCGGGACCACATTGAAAGAGAACAATCTCAAAGAAATCGAAGGCGGAGTGCTGTTAGAAAGTCAG GCTGTCTTGGTTGCTAGCAAGAAGTCTCTACTCCAGCGCGAAGGATTTTTGGATATCACACATGAAATTCTCGAAAGATTTGAGGCACATTTAAGGGCACTTGGTCAGTTCACG GTAGTTGCCAACATGAGGGGAAACAGTACAGAGGAAGTAGCTGAGCGAATTTTGAGCCAACCGTCACTATCTGGGCTGCAG GGACCTACTATAAGTCCAGTCTTCCGCAGAAGTGACAGTGGGGTAAAAGCTGATTATTACGCCATAGTCATTTGTGTACCCAAGAAGTTACTCTACAAATCTGTTCAGCAGCTAAGAGCG ATTGGAGGCAGTGGTGTTCTTGTGTCTCCTTTGACCTACATCTTTGATGAAGAAACTCCAAGATGGCGCGAACTTCTTTCAAAACTAGGGCTTTGA